In Streptomyces venezuelae, the sequence GAGCTCCTGGACGTCGTGGGCCTGAACCCGGAGTACATCAACCGGTACCCGCACCAGTTCTCCGGCGGCCAGCGCCAGCGCATCGGCATCGCCCGCGGCCTCGCCCTGCAGCCCGAGATCATCATCTGCGACGAGCCGGTCTCCGCGCTCGACGTGTCGGTGCAGGCCCAGGTCATCAACCTGATGGAGAAGCTGCAGGACGAGTTCAACCTCTCCTACCTCTTCATCGCGCACGACCTCTCGATCGTCCGGCACATCTCGGACCGCGTGGGCGTCATGTACCTCGGCAAGATGGCCGAGATCGGCACCGACGCCCAGATCTACGAGCACCCGACCCACCCGTACACCCAGGCGCTGCTGTCCGCCGTCCCGGTCCCGGACCCGGACGCGCGCGAGGGCCGCGAGCGGATCATCCTCACCGGTGACGTACCGTCCCCGGCCAACCCGCCGTCGGGCTGCCGTTTCCGCACCCGCTGCTGGAAGGCCCAGGACAAGTGCTCCACCGAGGAGCCGCTGCTGGCGATCCCGGAGCGCTTCAAGGGCGTGAACACGCTGGCCGCGCACGATTCCGCGTGCCACTTCGCCGAGGAGAAGGCCATCCTGGCCGTCTGACCGGCGCGTTCCTTCCCGACGGCCGGCTCCCGGTGCCTCACGGCGCCGGGAGCCGGCCGTTCGCGTACCCGTCGACCGGAGCCGGGGGAAACCGGTTGCGTGCCCGGGATCCGGGGACGGAGAGTGACGGCATGACCCTCACCGTACGGGCCGCCGGGCCCGGGGACGCGTCCGACATCTGCGCGCTGCTCAACGCCGTCGACGTGATCGAGATCGGCCGCCCGGAGACCGATCTGGGCACTGTCGAGTCCGACCTCAACGCCCCCGACGTGGACCTGGCCACCGACTCCTGGCTCGCCTTCCAGGGCGGGAGACTCGTCGCCTACGCCCTCGTCTGGGCGGACTCCGGCCCGGGGCGCGTCGACGGGGACCACTACGTGCTGCCCGGCCACCACGAGGCCGCCGGCCTGCTGCTGGAGCGCATGGAGGCCAGGGCCCGGGAGCTGTCCGGCGGGCCCGGCGTCCTGAGGCTCCAGCTCAACGTGAAGCCCACCCTCGACCTCTCCCTCCTCAGCGGGCGCGGCTACCGCACCATCCGGCGCTACCAGGTCATGACCCGCGCGCTGTCCCCGGCCGCCGATCCGGCACCGGTCCCGCCGGCCGGGCTCACCCTGCGGCACTGCGCCGACGACGAGGCCGACCGTCACCGGGCCCACGCCCTGGTCGAGCGGACCTTCGCCGCGCACTTCGGCCACGTGGACCGCCCGTACGAGACCTGGCTCGACCACATAGACGGCCGCAAGATCGACTGGTCGCTGGTGTGGATCGCGAGCCTGCCCGGCCACGGCGACGCGGCCGTGCTGCTCACGCGGGACGACCGTACGAGCATGGCCTGGGTCAGCCACATCGGCGTGGCCGAGGAGGTGCGCGGCCGGGGCGTCGGCGGTTTCCTGCTGCGCCACTGCTTCGCCGTCTACGCGGAGCGCGGCCGGGACTGCGTGGGTCTCGGGGTGGACACGCACAACGTGACCGGCGCGCTCGCACTGTACGAGGCGCACGGCATGGGCCTGCACTACGCGGTCGACTCGTGGGAGCTCGTGTTGCACCCCCAGGGGTGACAGGGGCGTGACGCGCGGGTGCAATCGGTCCAACCAGGAGTGTGCGGAGCCCCACATAGGGTGACATAGGCCCCTAAGCGAGTCTTGGGATCCCTAGGAGGCACTCCATGCGCGGAGCCACCCACGCCACGTGGGCCGCATGTGCGGTGGCCGTCGCCCTCGCGGCGACGGCCTGCGGCGGCGGCAGCGACAGCGGCGGAGGCGGCGAGGCGGGAATCGTCAGCTCCTCGTGGGGCGACCCGCAGAACCCGCTGGAGCCCGCCAACACCAACGAGGTGCAGGGCGGCAAGGTGCTCGACATGCTCTTCCGGGGCCTCAAGCGCTACGACCCGAAGACCGGCGAGGCCCTCGACATGGTCGCCGAGAAGATCGAGACGACGGACAGTCAGAACTTCACCATCACGCTGAAGGACGGCTGGAAGTTCAGCAACGACGAGCCGGTCACCGCGCAGTCCTTCGTCGACGCCTGGAACTACGGCGCGGACGTGCGCAACAAGCAGAACAACTCGCCGTTCTTCTCCGACATCGTCGGCTACGCGGACGTCCACCCCGCCTCCGGTGAGCCCAAGGCCAAGACGATGTCCGGACTGGTCGTCAAGAACGACAAGACCTTCACGGTCGCCCTGAAGAACAAGTTCTCCACCTGGCCCGAGACCCTCGGCTACCAGGCCTTCTCCCCCCTGCCCAAGGCCTTCTTCACCGACCACGCCGCCTGGCTGGACAAGCCGATCGGCAACGGCCCGTACACGGTGGACTCGTACACCAAGGGCACCGGTATGAAGCTGCGCAAGTGGGACACCTACCCCGGCCCGGACAAGGCGCAGAACGGTGGTGTGGACCTGAAGGTCTACACCGACAACAACACCGCCTACACCGACCTGATCTCCGGCAACCTCGACCTCGTCGACGACATCCCGGCGCAGCAGCTCAAGAACGTCAAGAACGACCTCGGTGACCGGTACATCAACCAGCCGGCCCTCATCATCCAGACCCTCACCTTCCCGCTGTACGACCCGCAGTGGAGCAAGGAAGGGATGGAGAACGTCCGGATCGGCATCTCGCGGGCCATCAACCGCGACGAGATCACCAAGCAGATCTTCCGCGAGACCCGCACCCCGGCCAAGGACTGGACCTCCCCGGCCCTCGGCGAGAAGGGCGGCTTCTCCTCCACGGTCTGCGGCGACGCCTGCGTCTACGACCCGGCCGCGGCCAAGAAGCTCATCACGGACGCCGGCGGGCTCCCCGGCGGCAAGGTCACGCTGACCTCCAACGTGGACACCGGCTCGCACCGCGACTGGATGGACGCCGTCTGCAACAGCATCAACAACGCGCTGGGCGAGGGCCCGGTCTGCACGGTCAACCCGGTCGGCACCTTCGCGGACTTCCGCAACCAGCAGAGCAGCTTCAAGCTGACCGGTCCCTTCCGCTCCGGCTGGCAGGCCGACTACCCCCTGATCCAGAACTTCCTCCAGCCGCTCTACTACACAGGGGCCTCCTCCAACTACGGGAAGTTCAGCAACCCGGAGTTCGACAAGCTCGTCGACGAGGCCAACCAGGAGAGCGACCCGGCCAAGGCCGTCGCGAAGTTCCAGGACTCCGAGAAGATCCTCGCGGCGCAGATGCCGTCGATCCCGCTCTGGTACCAGAACGGCAGCGCGGGCTACGCGGAGCGGCTCTCGGACGTCGCGCTCAACCAGTTCAGCGTCCCCGTGTACGACCAGATCAAGGTCGGCTGACCCGCGTTTCGGATCGATCCTGGAGCAGTCCATGGGACGTTACGTGATCCGGCGGCTGCTCCAGATGATCCCGGTGTTCATCGGCAGCACGTTCCTGATCTTCTTCATGGTGTACGCGCTCGGTGACCCGGTCGCGGCCCTCTTCGGCGACAAGGCGCCCGACCCCGCCACCGCCGCGCGCATCCGCAAGGACCTCTTCCTCGACCAGCCCCTGTGGAAGCAGTACCTCCACTACATGGGCCAGATCTTCCAGGGCGACTTCGGCACGGCCTTCAACGGCCAGCCGGTCACCGAGCTGATGGCCAGCGCCTTCCCCGTCACCCTGCGCCTGACCATCGTGGCGATCTTCTTCGAGATCGTCATCGGCATCACCCTCGGCGTGGTCAGCGGCCTGCGCCGAGGCAAGTCCGTCGACACCACCGTCCTGGTGCTCACCCTCGTCGTCATCTCCGTACCGACGTTCGTGACGGGCTACCTGCTCCAGTACCTCTTCGGCGTCAAATGGGGCTGGGTGCGGCCGACCGTCTCCCCGGACGCCCCCTTCAACGAACTGATCCTGCCCGGCATCGTGCTCGCGCTGGTCTCCCTCGCCTACGTCACCCGGCTCTCGCGCACCTCCATCGCCGAGAACGTCAAGGCCGACTACGTGCGCACGGCCGTCGCCAAGGGCCTGCCGCGCCGGCGCGTCGTCACCCGCCACCTCCTGCGCAACTCGCTCATCCCCGTCATCACCTTCATCGGCACCGACATCGGCGCCCTGATGGGCGGCGCCATCGTCACCGAGCGGATCTTCAACATCCACGGCGTCGGATACCAGCTCTACCAGGGGATCCTGCGCAACAACTCCCCGACGGTGGTCGGCTTCGTGACCATCCTCGTCATCGTCTTCCTGCTGGCGAACCTGCTCGTCGACCTGCTGTACGCGGTCCTGGACCCGAGGATCCGGTATGCCTGACCCCGAGCGTCCCGAAGGGCCCGGCGGCTACGATCCCGTCGGCCCCCGCCCGCACGAGGCCGTCTCCCCGACCGGCCAGGGCGGACCCATAGACCTGGCCATCGAGGCGGCCGAGAGCGTCGAGGGCATCGAGAAGACGGCCGCGCCGGGCGGGACGGGCCCCGGCCACAAGCCCCGCTCCCTGTGGTCCGACGCCTGGCACCAGCTGCGCCGCAACCCCGTCTTCGTCATCTCCTCGCTGATGATCCTCTTCCTCGTGGTCATCGCGATCTGGCCGCAGCTCATCGCGAGCGGCGACCCGCTGCAGTGCGACCTGTCCAAATCGCAGCAGGGCTCCTCACCGGGCCACCCCTTCGGCTACGACACCCAGGGCTGCGACGTGTACACCCGTACCGTCTACGGGGCCCGCGCCTCCATCACCGTCGGCGTCTGCGCCACCCTCGGCGCCGCGCTGCTCGGCGCGCTGCTCGGCGGGCTCGCCGGGTTCTTCGGCGGGTGGGGCGACGCGCTGCTCTCCCGGGTCGCCGACATCTTCTTCGGTATCCCCGTCGTCCTCGGCGGCCTGGTCTTCCTGTCCGTGGTCACCAGCACCACCGTCTGGCCGGTGGTCGGATTCATCGTGCTCCTCGGCTGGCCGCAGATCGCCCGCATCGGCCGCGGTTCCGTCATCACCGCCAAGCAGAACGACTACGTCCAGGCGGCCCGGGCGCTGGGCGCCGGGAACGGCCGGATGATGCTCCGGCACGTGGCGCCCAACGCCGTCGCCCCGGTCATCGTCGTCGCGACCATCGCGCTCGGCACCTACATCGCCCTGGAAGCCACCCTGTCCTTCCTCGGCGTCGGCCTGCGCCCGCCCACCGTCTCCTGGGGCATCGACATCTCCAACGCGGCCTCGCAGATCCGCAACGCCCCCCACATGCTGCTCTGGCCGGCGGGCGCGCTGAGCCTGACCGTGCTCGCCTTCATCATGCTCGGCGACGCGGTGCGCGACGCCCTCGACCCCAAGCTGCGCTGAGGAGCCCCGGACATGCTGCTCGAAGTCCGCGACCTGCACGTGGAATTCAAGACGCGCGACGGAGTCGCCAAGGCCGTCAACGGCGTCGACTACTCGGTGGCCGAGGGCGAGACGCTGGCCGTGCTCGGCGAGTCGGGCTCCGGCAAGTCGGTCACCGCCCAGGCCGTGATGGGCATCCTCGACACGCCCCCGGGCCGGATCGCGGGCGGCGAGATCCTCTTCAAGGGCAGGGACCTCCTGAAGATGAAGGAGGAGGAGCGGCGCAGGATCCGCGGCGCCGAGATGGCGATGATCTTCCAGGACGCGCTCTCCTCCCTGAACCCGGTCCTGAGCGTGGGCGCGCAGCTCGGCGAGATGTACGAGGTGCACCGCGGGATGTCCCGCAAGGACGCCAGGGGCAGGGCCGTCGAGCTGATGGACCGGGTGAAGATCCCGGCGGCGAAGGAGCGGGTGGGGGACTACCCGCACCAGTTCTCGGGCGGCATGCGCCAGCGCATCATGATCGCCATGGCGCTGGCCCTGGAGCCCTCGCTGATCATCGCGGACGAGCCGACGACGGCCCTGGACGTCACCGTCCAGGCCCAGGTGATGGACCTGCTCGCGGAGCTCCAGCGCGAGCTGAACATGGGCCTCATCCTGATCACCCACGACCTCGGCGTGGTCGCGGACGTGGCCGACAAGATCGCGGTCATGTACGCGGGCCGGATCGTCGAGGCGGCCCCGGTCCACGAGATCTACAAGGCGCCCGCGCACCCGTACACGCGCGGCCTGCTGGACTCGATCCCGCGCCTGGACCAGAAGGGCCAGGAGCTGTACGCCATCAAGGGACTGCCGCCGAACCTGGTGGCCATCCCGCCCGGCTGCGCCTTCAACCCGCGCTGCCCGATGGCGCAGGCGGTGTGCCGCACCGACGTCCCGCCGCTGTACCGGGTGACCGAGTCCCCGGTGGAGCGGACCAGCGCCTGCCACTTCTGGAAGGAGTGCCTCCATGGCTGAGTCCCTGCTGGAGGTGAAGGACCTGGTCAAGCACTATCCGCTGACCCGGGGCATCGTCTTCCGCAAGCAGGTCGGCGCGGTCAAGGCGGTCGACGGGGTCTCCTTCGGCCTGCGTGCCGGTGAGACGCTCGGCATCGTCGGCGAGTCCGGCTGCGGGAAGTCCACCGTGGCCAAGATGCTGGTCAACCTGGAGCGGCCGACGGCGGGGGTGATCGCGTACAAGGGCGAGGACATCACCAGGCTGTCGGGGCGGGCCCTGAAGGCCGTGCGCCGCAACATCCAGATGGTGTTCCAGGACCCGTACACCTCGCTGAACCCGCGCATGACGGTCGGCGACATCATCGGGGAGCCGTTCGAGATCCACCCCGAGGTGGCGCCCAAGGGCTCGCGGCGGCAACGCGTCCAGGAGCTCCTGGACGTCGTGGGACTGAATCCGGAGTACATCAACCGCTACCCGCACCAGTTCTCCGGCGGCCAGCGCCAGCGCATCGGCATCGCCCGCGGCCTCGCCCTCCAGCCCGAGATCATCGTCGCCGACGAGCCCGTCTCGGCGCTGGACGTCTCCGTCCAGGCCCAGGTGATCAACCTGCTGGACCGGCTGCAGAGCGATTTCGACCTGTCCTACGTCTTCATCGCGCACGACCTCTCGATCGTCCGGCACATCTCCGACCGGGTCGGCGTCATGTACCTGGGCCGGATCGTCGAGATCGGCACCGACAGCCAGATCTACGACCACCCGACGCACCCGTACACCCAGGCGCTGCTCTCGGCCGTCCCGGTCCCCGATCCGGAGGCCCGCGCCCACCGCGAGCGGATCATCCTCACCGGTGACGTCCCGTCCCCGGCCAACCCGCCGTCGGGCTGCCCCTTCCGCACCCGCTGCTGGAAGGCGGAGCCCCGCTGCACGGCGGAGGTCCCGCTGCTGGCGGTTCCGCAGGTCTTCCCCTCGGGCCCGGCGGCGCACCCGTCGGCCTGCCACTTCGCGGCGGAGAAACAGGTGGTCCCGCCGTCGGACCAGCCGCCACCGCCGTCCCCCCTGGCGAAGGAGTAGTCGCCGACCGATCATTTCCGGCCACGGCTGCGCGGCGGGCGGCGCGGGGCGGGAATGCCCGGCAACTCCGTTAACGTGAGGGCAACTTGACCGTTTCTGCCCCGAGATCTGGGGCGTGCAGTCTGGACGGCGTGCGGCCGTGCGGGTGCCGACGGCCGGCCGGGGAGGCGTACGGCCTCGCCGGCCGGCCTCCCCGTGCCCCCACTCATGCGCGGCATGCGCCCCTCGTGCTGCCGGATTTCGATCGATGCGCTGGTACGGATAGTTATGATCCGTAGCGCACGGTGGGTATGACTCCTGCCGAGCACGA encodes:
- a CDS encoding ABC transporter ATP-binding protein, producing MAESLLEVKDLVKHYPLTRGIVFRKQVGAVKAVDGVSFGLRAGETLGIVGESGCGKSTVAKMLVNLERPTAGVIAYKGEDITRLSGRALKAVRRNIQMVFQDPYTSLNPRMTVGDIIGEPFEIHPEVAPKGSRRQRVQELLDVVGLNPEYINRYPHQFSGGQRQRIGIARGLALQPEIIVADEPVSALDVSVQAQVINLLDRLQSDFDLSYVFIAHDLSIVRHISDRVGVMYLGRIVEIGTDSQIYDHPTHPYTQALLSAVPVPDPEARAHRERIILTGDVPSPANPPSGCPFRTRCWKAEPRCTAEVPLLAVPQVFPSGPAAHPSACHFAAEKQVVPPSDQPPPPSPLAKE
- a CDS encoding GNAT family N-acetyltransferase, which codes for MTLTVRAAGPGDASDICALLNAVDVIEIGRPETDLGTVESDLNAPDVDLATDSWLAFQGGRLVAYALVWADSGPGRVDGDHYVLPGHHEAAGLLLERMEARARELSGGPGVLRLQLNVKPTLDLSLLSGRGYRTIRRYQVMTRALSPAADPAPVPPAGLTLRHCADDEADRHRAHALVERTFAAHFGHVDRPYETWLDHIDGRKIDWSLVWIASLPGHGDAAVLLTRDDRTSMAWVSHIGVAEEVRGRGVGGFLLRHCFAVYAERGRDCVGLGVDTHNVTGALALYEAHGMGLHYAVDSWELVLHPQG
- a CDS encoding ABC transporter permease → MGRYVIRRLLQMIPVFIGSTFLIFFMVYALGDPVAALFGDKAPDPATAARIRKDLFLDQPLWKQYLHYMGQIFQGDFGTAFNGQPVTELMASAFPVTLRLTIVAIFFEIVIGITLGVVSGLRRGKSVDTTVLVLTLVVISVPTFVTGYLLQYLFGVKWGWVRPTVSPDAPFNELILPGIVLALVSLAYVTRLSRTSIAENVKADYVRTAVAKGLPRRRVVTRHLLRNSLIPVITFIGTDIGALMGGAIVTERIFNIHGVGYQLYQGILRNNSPTVVGFVTILVIVFLLANLLVDLLYAVLDPRIRYA
- a CDS encoding ABC transporter permease, whose translation is MPDPERPEGPGGYDPVGPRPHEAVSPTGQGGPIDLAIEAAESVEGIEKTAAPGGTGPGHKPRSLWSDAWHQLRRNPVFVISSLMILFLVVIAIWPQLIASGDPLQCDLSKSQQGSSPGHPFGYDTQGCDVYTRTVYGARASITVGVCATLGAALLGALLGGLAGFFGGWGDALLSRVADIFFGIPVVLGGLVFLSVVTSTTVWPVVGFIVLLGWPQIARIGRGSVITAKQNDYVQAARALGAGNGRMMLRHVAPNAVAPVIVVATIALGTYIALEATLSFLGVGLRPPTVSWGIDISNAASQIRNAPHMLLWPAGALSLTVLAFIMLGDAVRDALDPKLR
- a CDS encoding ABC transporter ATP-binding protein translates to MLLEVRDLHVEFKTRDGVAKAVNGVDYSVAEGETLAVLGESGSGKSVTAQAVMGILDTPPGRIAGGEILFKGRDLLKMKEEERRRIRGAEMAMIFQDALSSLNPVLSVGAQLGEMYEVHRGMSRKDARGRAVELMDRVKIPAAKERVGDYPHQFSGGMRQRIMIAMALALEPSLIIADEPTTALDVTVQAQVMDLLAELQRELNMGLILITHDLGVVADVADKIAVMYAGRIVEAAPVHEIYKAPAHPYTRGLLDSIPRLDQKGQELYAIKGLPPNLVAIPPGCAFNPRCPMAQAVCRTDVPPLYRVTESPVERTSACHFWKECLHG
- a CDS encoding ABC transporter ATP-binding protein, whose product is MAELTKNATEREPILQVRNLVKHFPLTQGILFKKQVGAVKAVDGVSFDLYQGETLGIVGESGCGKSTVAKLLMNLERATAGEVFYKGQDITKLSGRALKAVRRNIQMVFQDPYTSLNPRMTVGDIIGETFEIHPEVAPKGDRRRKVQELLDVVGLNPEYINRYPHQFSGGQRQRIGIARGLALQPEIIICDEPVSALDVSVQAQVINLMEKLQDEFNLSYLFIAHDLSIVRHISDRVGVMYLGKMAEIGTDAQIYEHPTHPYTQALLSAVPVPDPDAREGRERIILTGDVPSPANPPSGCRFRTRCWKAQDKCSTEEPLLAIPERFKGVNTLAAHDSACHFAEEKAILAV
- a CDS encoding ABC transporter substrate-binding protein, whose amino-acid sequence is MRGATHATWAACAVAVALAATACGGGSDSGGGGEAGIVSSSWGDPQNPLEPANTNEVQGGKVLDMLFRGLKRYDPKTGEALDMVAEKIETTDSQNFTITLKDGWKFSNDEPVTAQSFVDAWNYGADVRNKQNNSPFFSDIVGYADVHPASGEPKAKTMSGLVVKNDKTFTVALKNKFSTWPETLGYQAFSPLPKAFFTDHAAWLDKPIGNGPYTVDSYTKGTGMKLRKWDTYPGPDKAQNGGVDLKVYTDNNTAYTDLISGNLDLVDDIPAQQLKNVKNDLGDRYINQPALIIQTLTFPLYDPQWSKEGMENVRIGISRAINRDEITKQIFRETRTPAKDWTSPALGEKGGFSSTVCGDACVYDPAAAKKLITDAGGLPGGKVTLTSNVDTGSHRDWMDAVCNSINNALGEGPVCTVNPVGTFADFRNQQSSFKLTGPFRSGWQADYPLIQNFLQPLYYTGASSNYGKFSNPEFDKLVDEANQESDPAKAVAKFQDSEKILAAQMPSIPLWYQNGSAGYAERLSDVALNQFSVPVYDQIKVG